In the genome of Candidatus Paceibacterota bacterium, one region contains:
- the gatB gene encoding Asp-tRNA(Asn)/Glu-tRNA(Gln) amidotransferase subunit GatB, whose protein sequence is MSDYRATIGLEIHAELNTQAKMFCACKNDPDEERPNTNICPVCTAQPGTLPVVNLQAVEHVLRVGKAVGAQLADFTEWDRKNYFYPDIPKGYQITQYKYPLVSGGSLAGVALTRIHLEEDTGSSRHDMGDFSVVDYNRAGVPLMELVTEPVIHDAETAMRFGKELQLLLRTLGASEANMDKGQMRVEVNISISKTDAFGTKVEVKNINSFSAAGAAIVYEMARQEAAIEAGEKIIQETRGWDENTGKTFSQRKKESANDYRYFPDPDIPKLVCTEVFGKEYEKLTPLPELPWQKRERILALGIDAKVTEIYVSDEMLGTLFDEVTKTLGDDVASIRLASNYISSDLVSLLKSEPALPLKVNAKTFIDLAGMINANELSSRGAKDTLLIIYREGGDVREIAEKNGLIQKSDLGELERIAGEIIAANPVQVAEFKAGKASVLMFFVGQGMKAMKGAGNPKLLGEVFTKLLA, encoded by the coding sequence ATGTCTGACTATCGAGCAACAATTGGTCTTGAGATTCATGCTGAGCTCAATACGCAAGCGAAAATGTTTTGCGCATGTAAAAACGACCCTGACGAAGAGCGTCCAAATACAAATATCTGCCCTGTTTGTACTGCACAGCCAGGGACACTTCCTGTAGTGAATCTTCAGGCAGTTGAACATGTGCTCCGCGTAGGAAAAGCAGTGGGTGCACAGCTTGCGGATTTCACTGAATGGGATCGTAAAAACTATTTCTATCCAGATATTCCAAAGGGATACCAAATTACACAATATAAATACCCGCTTGTTTCGGGTGGTAGTCTTGCTGGTGTTGCGTTGACTCGTATTCATCTCGAGGAAGATACTGGATCATCGCGTCATGATATGGGCGATTTTTCCGTTGTCGATTACAATCGTGCAGGTGTTCCATTAATGGAGCTCGTGACAGAGCCAGTTATCCATGATGCGGAAACTGCTATGCGTTTTGGCAAGGAGCTTCAACTTCTATTACGCACACTTGGTGCGTCTGAGGCAAATATGGATAAAGGGCAGATGCGTGTTGAGGTGAATATTTCTATCTCGAAGACGGATGCCTTTGGTACAAAGGTTGAGGTGAAGAACATTAACTCTTTCAGTGCGGCTGGTGCGGCGATTGTCTATGAAATGGCTCGTCAGGAGGCCGCAATCGAAGCAGGCGAGAAGATCATCCAAGAGACACGAGGTTGGGATGAGAATACTGGAAAGACATTCAGTCAGCGCAAGAAAGAGTCAGCAAATGATTATAGGTATTTCCCAGATCCGGATATTCCGAAGCTTGTTTGTACAGAGGTTTTTGGAAAGGAGTATGAGAAATTAACTCCTCTCCCCGAGTTGCCTTGGCAGAAAAGGGAGCGCATTCTAGCGCTTGGTATTGACGCAAAAGTCACCGAGATTTATGTTTCTGATGAAATGCTTGGCACACTCTTTGATGAAGTAACTAAGACCCTCGGTGATGATGTTGCTTCCATTCGTCTTGCGTCGAACTATATCTCGAGTGACCTTGTAAGTCTTCTTAAGTCTGAACCCGCACTACCTCTTAAGGTTAATGCGAAGACCTTTATCGATCTTGCGGGGATGATCAATGCGAATGAACTTTCTTCTCGTGGTGCAAAGGATACGCTCCTCATCATCTATCGTGAAGGCGGAGATGTTCGTGAGATTGCAGAGAAGAATGGTTTGATTCAAAAAAGTGATCTTGGTGAGCTTGAGCGTATCGCTGGTGAGATTATTGCAGCGAACCCTGTGCAAGTTGCTGAGTTCAAAGCAGGAAAGGCCTCAGTCTTGATGTTCTTCGTTGGGCAGGGCATGAAAGCCATGAAGGGAGCCGGTAATCCAAAGCTCCTTGGGGAAGTATTCACAAAGCTTCTCGCTTAA
- a CDS encoding NAD(P)H-dependent oxidoreductase, translating into MEFTLLLGTARPGRQSERVARFIEKTLINNSHQVDFVDVKDYLDITTKMGGVPLSDSIGSKWREIVAQKKTLLIVSPEYNHSFPGELKRLIDAAYPEYKGKHVGIIGVSMGPFGGARMIEQLQLVLIACGALLPRAGMIFPFVQELFNDDGSIKDPAYTDRVLAFIKTLE; encoded by the coding sequence ATGGAATTCACATTACTTCTTGGAACCGCGCGTCCCGGTAGGCAATCAGAGCGCGTCGCACGATTCATAGAGAAAACACTTATAAATAACAGCCATCAAGTTGATTTTGTCGATGTCAAAGACTATCTCGATATCACAACAAAAATGGGCGGGGTACCTCTTTCCGATAGCATTGGGAGCAAGTGGAGAGAAATCGTCGCACAAAAGAAAACTCTACTTATTGTTTCTCCTGAATACAACCACAGCTTCCCCGGGGAACTTAAGCGACTTATTGATGCGGCCTATCCCGAGTACAAAGGCAAGCATGTCGGTATTATCGGTGTCTCAATGGGCCCCTTTGGCGGCGCGCGCATGATAGAACAGCTCCAACTTGTGCTTATTGCCTGCGGGGCACTACTCCCCCGTGCAGGGATGATATTTCCTTTTGTCCAAGAATTGTTTAATGATGACGGGAGTATCAAAGACCCTGCATATACCGACCGAGTGCTTGCATTTATAAAGACCCTCGAATAA
- a CDS encoding phage holin family protein, whose amino-acid sequence MMKLLVKWATLTVAIYILATYTPAMTIAEPKVAVFAALALGLLNTLVRPILKLFALPITLLTFGLFSIIINGLMLIFVPKFVNGVTINGFWWGVAGAAIISLITSIMNRLLLGSEEA is encoded by the coding sequence ATGATGAAACTACTAGTGAAGTGGGCAACATTGACCGTTGCCATCTATATACTTGCCACATACACCCCCGCAATGACCATCGCTGAGCCGAAGGTTGCGGTATTTGCAGCGCTTGCACTTGGATTATTGAATACACTCGTGCGTCCTATTCTCAAGCTCTTCGCGCTTCCGATTACGCTACTCACATTCGGACTCTTCTCGATCATCATCAATGGCCTCATGCTTATCTTCGTACCGAAGTTCGTTAATGGAGTCACCATCAATGGATTCTGGTGGGGTGTCGCAGGTGCTGCGATCATCAGCTTGATAACCTCGATCATGAATCGACTCCTACTTGGATCTGAAGAAGCGTAA
- a CDS encoding peroxiredoxin has product MAIKLTITRHVEKKKQPPTRLVVERVTSKHITAKKAAPKKKVAAVKKVTAKKVAAKKAKVVKASVAKKVTAKKVAPKKVKTVKAKSTIANALIKEEIKHMSESVASAQPLTPGVLDVGSVFPSFALLSTEGGTTTNADLLGSRYVMYFYPKDETSGCTTEAHEFSKLAGEFGIQNVRVFGVSPDSLESHEHFIAKEGITYPLLVDEGHAFAKACGVWGGLFNKRTTFVVGPDGLIERIYRDVKPEGHGVCVLQDIAK; this is encoded by the coding sequence ATGGCAATCAAACTCACTATCACACGACACGTTGAAAAGAAAAAGCAGCCACCTACACGACTGGTTGTTGAGCGTGTCACATCGAAACATATTACTGCGAAGAAGGCCGCTCCGAAGAAGAAGGTTGCCGCAGTGAAAAAAGTCACAGCAAAGAAAGTCGCAGCCAAGAAGGCGAAAGTTGTAAAGGCTTCAGTTGCGAAGAAGGTCACTGCGAAAAAAGTTGCGCCTAAGAAAGTGAAGACCGTGAAGGCGAAATCGACGATTGCAAACGCGCTTATCAAAGAAGAAATAAAACATATGTCTGAATCTGTCGCGAGTGCACAGCCACTCACGCCGGGCGTACTCGACGTGGGGAGTGTATTTCCTTCATTCGCTTTGCTTTCGACCGAAGGGGGCACTACTACCAATGCCGATTTGCTTGGCTCACGCTATGTCATGTATTTTTACCCGAAGGATGAAACATCGGGATGCACAACAGAGGCTCATGAGTTTTCAAAGCTCGCCGGAGAGTTTGGTATTCAAAACGTGCGCGTCTTTGGAGTGTCTCCTGATTCTCTGGAAAGTCATGAACATTTCATCGCGAAGGAAGGGATTACTTATCCGCTACTCGTTGACGAGGGTCATGCCTTTGCAAAAGCTTGCGGTGTCTGGGGTGGCTTGTTCAACAAGCGTACAACATTCGTCGTCGGGCCTGATGGACTCATTGAACGAATTTATCGCGATGTAAAGCCAGAGGGGCATGGAGTATGTGTTCTTCAGGATATCGCTAAGTAG
- a CDS encoding response regulator transcription factor — protein MRILIIEDQEKLARSVKKGLEHFGYAVDMIHNGSEAMRRLEFDHADYDLLILDRMLPGMDGMDICRTLRGKGATLPIIMLTAKDALDDKVEGLNVGADDYLVKPFDFPELAARVQALLRRPTEKFVTEIEVRGIILNPVTRIVTRNGKEVSLTAKEFAILEQFMRHPNEALTREKILGHAWDFAYDGLSNVIDVHVKNLRKKLQQKNETLFETVHGVGYRLKT, from the coding sequence ATGAGGATACTTATTATTGAGGATCAGGAAAAGCTTGCGCGCTCCGTCAAAAAAGGTCTGGAGCATTTTGGGTATGCTGTGGATATGATCCATAATGGAAGTGAGGCGATGCGTCGGCTTGAATTTGATCATGCTGATTACGACCTACTCATTCTCGACCGCATGTTACCGGGTATGGACGGCATGGATATCTGCAGAACACTTCGCGGGAAAGGTGCTACGCTTCCTATCATCATGCTTACCGCAAAGGATGCACTTGATGACAAGGTCGAAGGTCTCAATGTTGGTGCAGATGACTATCTTGTGAAGCCGTTTGATTTTCCAGAGCTCGCTGCTCGTGTGCAGGCGCTCTTGCGCAGGCCGACAGAGAAATTCGTTACAGAAATAGAGGTGCGAGGAATCATACTTAATCCAGTGACGCGTATCGTGACACGCAATGGAAAAGAAGTTTCTCTTACAGCAAAGGAATTTGCAATCCTTGAGCAGTTCATGAGGCACCCGAACGAAGCACTGACTCGCGAGAAGATTCTTGGTCATGCCTGGGACTTCGCGTATGATGGACTATCTAATGTCATTGATGTGCACGTGAAAAATCTTCGAAAGAAGTTACAGCAAAAAAATGAAACACTATTTGAAACAGTTCATGGCGTTGGCTACCGCCTTAAAACATAA
- the obgE gene encoding GTPase ObgE: MAFVDELTIHMAAGDGGNGVVRWRHDKGKEYAGPAGGDGGNGGNVYVMGSRDLGLLYKYRHQKEFDAERGVDGGSDSLFGRNGKDFTLVVPVGTVVTLLDSGKVFDVLTEDEPILLLEGGRGGLGNERFKSSTNRSPDRATPGKPGEQSDVHLELRLVVDVGFLGFPNAGKSSLLNELTNATAKIGAYQFTTLEPNLGAFYGYVLADIPGLIEGAATGKGLGIKFLRHVSRTKMLLHLISLENEDVLAAYNTMRKELESFGNGLPEKEEIILLTKTDLVDEKTVEAAKKKLAKLGHEIYAISVIDDVSIKAFRDMLIAKLRSSKTAS, encoded by the coding sequence ATGGCTTTCGTAGATGAACTGACAATACATATGGCGGCGGGTGACGGTGGAAACGGTGTTGTCCGTTGGCGTCACGATAAGGGGAAGGAGTATGCTGGTCCTGCAGGCGGAGATGGTGGTAATGGAGGAAATGTGTACGTGATGGGATCACGCGACCTTGGTCTACTCTACAAATATCGTCACCAGAAGGAATTTGATGCAGAGCGTGGCGTTGACGGAGGAAGTGATTCACTCTTTGGTCGCAATGGAAAAGATTTCACGCTCGTAGTTCCTGTTGGAACTGTCGTTACGCTTCTTGATTCAGGTAAGGTTTTTGATGTCCTTACTGAGGACGAACCGATTCTCCTTCTTGAGGGTGGTCGTGGTGGACTTGGTAATGAGCGCTTCAAGAGCTCAACAAATCGCTCTCCAGATCGTGCTACTCCAGGCAAGCCTGGAGAGCAGTCTGATGTCCATCTCGAATTGCGCCTCGTCGTCGATGTTGGCTTCCTTGGTTTTCCAAACGCAGGAAAGTCATCACTCTTGAATGAGCTGACGAATGCGACTGCAAAGATCGGTGCCTATCAATTTACGACGCTCGAGCCAAACCTTGGTGCATTCTATGGTTATGTCCTCGCGGATATTCCTGGACTCATCGAAGGTGCTGCGACGGGTAAGGGTCTTGGTATCAAATTCCTTCGCCATGTCTCACGCACAAAGATGTTGCTCCATCTCATCTCACTTGAGAATGAGGATGTGCTTGCCGCATACAATACGATGCGTAAGGAGCTTGAAAGTTTCGGTAATGGTCTTCCTGAGAAGGAAGAGATCATCTTGCTTACAAAGACCGATCTCGTTGATGAGAAGACTGTCGAAGCTGCAAAGAAGAAACTTGCGAAGCTCGGCCATGAAATCTATGCAATTTCGGTCATCGATGATGTCTCCATAAAGGCATTTCGCGACATGCTTATTGCAAAACTCCGTTCATCAAAAACCGCCTCATAA
- a CDS encoding HAMP domain-containing sensor histidine kinase — MAIIGLFSVALIISLERNARMVVADEFLLPDEVTIVSPLLTHQAFQQRSPIRPPQEFRIPKIYPSLQMNRFKVFRRTVDDIERNIVIADGILLFLVALLGYIIAGRTLRPIQENVNIQKRFLADASHDLRTPLAIMKSESQVLLQTGSQDHVEFKEVIQSNLEEIDKMSRLVDDLLMMARTEEEPNKTMFSDVQIGELLQKASKKIMARAAQKQIDFSYELITDGVIRGEQYQLERAIQNILQNALNYTHEHGKISLSSTQRGSMYNITIKDTGVGISEKDIPHIFDRFYKASHSRNEESGSGLGLPIVRQIIERHGGTITIESEEGVGTVVHIRLPIA; from the coding sequence ATGGCAATCATTGGGCTTTTTAGCGTGGCTTTGATTATATCGCTTGAACGTAATGCACGCATGGTGGTCGCTGATGAATTTCTATTGCCAGACGAAGTGACTATTGTTTCTCCCTTGCTTACACACCAGGCTTTTCAACAGCGTAGCCCAATTCGCCCTCCACAAGAATTCCGAATACCGAAAATATATCCAAGCTTGCAGATGAATAGATTTAAGGTGTTCCGACGCACGGTTGATGATATTGAACGAAATATCGTTATTGCAGACGGTATCCTGCTTTTTCTTGTTGCGCTCCTTGGATATATCATCGCAGGGAGGACATTGCGACCAATTCAGGAGAATGTAAATATTCAAAAGCGATTTCTTGCTGATGCGTCACATGATCTTCGAACTCCGCTCGCAATCATGAAAAGTGAATCCCAAGTACTCTTGCAGACTGGCTCACAAGATCACGTAGAGTTCAAAGAGGTCATTCAAAGTAATCTCGAAGAGATAGACAAGATGTCTCGCCTTGTTGATGATTTGCTGATGATGGCACGCACCGAAGAGGAGCCGAATAAGACGATGTTTTCGGATGTGCAGATTGGAGAGTTATTGCAAAAGGCATCCAAAAAGATCATGGCGCGCGCAGCACAAAAACAGATTGATTTCTCATATGAGTTGATAACCGATGGTGTCATAAGAGGGGAACAGTATCAGCTTGAGCGTGCAATACAAAATATATTGCAAAACGCACTCAATTATACTCATGAACATGGAAAGATATCGCTGAGCTCCACACAGAGGGGATCTATGTATAATATTACGATCAAGGATACTGGTGTTGGAATCTCAGAAAAGGATATTCCTCATATTTTCGATCGATTCTACAAAGCATCACATTCACGCAACGAAGAATCTGGATCAGGGCTTGGCTTGCCAATTGTGCGTCAAATTATCGAGCGTCACGGTGGTACGATTACAATTGAGAGTGAGGAGGGGGTAGGGACGGTGGTTCATATTCGTCTCCCCATAGCCTAG
- a CDS encoding MYG1 family protein: protein MNSPCPLPSDRPVRIVTHSGSFHADELLAVATLQIYLDRMGLSYVVNRSRDSEVINAADIVCDVGGTLVPHEGRFDHHQRDGGGERNGIPYSSFGLIWKYFGLELCNGDNLAWETIEKKIAFPVDAGDNGLSTYNTILPGVQPLLFHHIVFAFHPTWKEKEAGVSIDVQFAELLPLAKRFMERELAVARDDEEGSRLVRELLTHEEDKRVIVIERDLPWEEEVAKFPEPLFVVSPRFSPDTDTSWRVEAVRSDVNTFDSRKQLPAAWCGLMGPDLEAVTGIPGSVFCHKKGFLAIAKTKEAAIALARLALE, encoded by the coding sequence ATGAATTCACCATGTCCACTTCCTTCCGATAGGCCTGTCCGTATCGTGACACATTCGGGCTCATTCCATGCCGATGAATTACTTGCCGTTGCAACACTGCAGATTTATCTCGATCGGATGGGTCTTTCCTATGTCGTGAATCGATCACGCGATTCTGAGGTTATCAATGCAGCTGATATTGTTTGTGATGTCGGTGGGACGCTTGTTCCTCATGAAGGACGCTTTGATCATCACCAGCGTGATGGTGGGGGCGAGCGCAATGGGATACCATACTCATCATTTGGGCTTATTTGGAAATACTTTGGTTTAGAGCTTTGCAATGGAGATAATCTTGCATGGGAAACTATTGAGAAAAAGATTGCATTTCCCGTTGATGCTGGCGACAATGGGCTGAGTACGTACAATACAATTCTTCCTGGTGTACAGCCATTACTCTTTCATCACATCGTGTTTGCATTTCATCCTACATGGAAAGAAAAGGAGGCGGGGGTCAGTATCGACGTACAGTTCGCAGAACTTCTTCCACTTGCAAAACGTTTCATGGAGCGTGAGCTTGCGGTTGCACGTGATGATGAGGAAGGTTCGCGCCTTGTTCGGGAGTTATTGACTCATGAGGAAGACAAGCGCGTCATCGTCATTGAGCGTGATCTTCCTTGGGAGGAAGAAGTTGCAAAATTTCCTGAGCCACTTTTTGTCGTGTCTCCAAGATTTTCTCCAGATACAGATACTTCGTGGCGTGTTGAGGCGGTGCGTAGTGATGTGAATACATTTGATAGTCGCAAGCAACTTCCTGCAGCATGGTGTGGACTTATGGGGCCTGATCTTGAAGCGGTTACTGGAATCCCAGGTTCTGTCTTTTGTCACAAGAAAGGATTTCTTGCTATTGCAAAAACAAAAGAAGCAGCGATTGCGCTCGCGCGTCTTGCGCTCGAATAA